The DNA segment CATCGTTGGATTTTGCTTTCGCGACTTCGGCAGCTGCAAAATTCACATGCCTACGTTGAACCGCCGTGGTCACTATCTGGACACCATGAAGCCTGGGTGCTGGATACCTGCtgacagagaagaagaagcttggGACCAGCTGCAGCATACCGTGTTCAATGAGCAGCTGCAGTCAATGATCGGCCAACTTAAGCTAGATCCAACCACCGCATGGACGTTAGTACGGGATCAgctcgacgacttcttcgcatcaAATATGGAATTCGAGGCAGCTTCTCGAATGCATGCCTACTTTACGCGTCCGATGGTGTCGTATAAGGCTCTCCTGCGCCTGGGATTCAACCTCAATGCTACTGAGGTAAGTCTTTCACTCGTGCGTATCCTCGTGAAGGGCTAACACGTGTATGCTCTGTGTCTAGGATATTTTTGTAGAAGTGCCAAATGCTCTACACTTCGAGGTGGTAAACTGTACTGGACTAGATGCTGCGAGGAAAATCCAGTTAGAGTGAGAGCAGGTGTAGCTCCGCCCTGAAGTCCCAACAACTCAATCAGACTTTTCACTTGACTTGCGACATGATGCCTTTGCTCAAGCTCAACCGTGACTCAGTGGATGTAGGCGATCGCATCATCTCCGATTGAGCGTTCCAAGTCGTAATGTGGACTTCTTCATCTGGTCATCGCCGTCGGTTTTGGTTGAGAAGATCGCGGCGAGTCTGTCACAGCATGGACGCGTATCGGCATTTTGGGAATTGTCGACAGCTGGGGCTGCTGGTCCCAACTGAGGATCGAGGGCGGCATAATCTCCAGCCAGATTTCGTGAGAGGTAATGCGCTATTACTAGCAAAGTGCTCGCCGGTTAGCCAGCGGCAAAGAACGATGAAGGGAAGCCGGATCATGATTTCGCCGGCTCTGGCGCCACTCTCTGCATGGCAACGGCCGAACTTCACCGACTTCACgtctccctcctcctcctccttatGCAGCACGCTTCTCAGGCAACGGACAGAGACGTGGTCATCACCACGTGGCCATTCTTGCAGACCGACGGCTCTGCGCAGCTCGAAGCTTGGAGCTGGGATGCCATGGGCGAATCAAAGCATGGCACTGGGAGGCCGCCCGCCACGTCACCGCGTGACACCGGCAGGGCAAATGCCGCAAGTGAGGGCGCTTCTCATCATTGACTGCGTTGGTAGGCTTAGCAGTCTCGCAACAAACTCAAAACTACCTGCAACCGATCCTGCCTGGGCGCGTTGACGAATCATGGGTCGATTATATCTCCGCCCAAGACGTTCACGCTACCTGCGTCCGGCATTTGTGGTTGCCTGCAACGATGACCGAGGGGCCCCTCCTGGCCGTCCACTTCGTTGACACTGCACAGCCCTTGAAAAAGCTTCGGAATCTGCTCCGATGAGCTGCCTGGATGGCGGCATACGACGTGGTAGTCTTCAAAAGCCGGCAGCTGCCTCTTCGATCTGCATTGTGATCCATCCGACAATGCTTACTGCGACACAGGGCACTGGGGCACTGCTGGCCTCGGCACTCGGCCACGCCTTCCAGTCCAATGGTACGCCGTTTCGCGCTGGGCTCATGCGTACAACGGTCCAAGCTAGGCGGCACCGCCAACCTTCTACCATGCGCCCCCAATCATGATAAGCACTGTGCTGTTCGGCGACCAGAATACAATCTTTCCAAGGCATCGGATCCTTCTTCAATTTGATGGTGTCTTCTCGACCTCATATTGCTGCGTCGGAATTCCATCTAGAGCAGCGGACGCCCTTGCCGTCTGGGTATGGAGCCGCAACTCTTTCCGCGAGAGCGTGGCGATGCAGGAGGCGGTATCTACAACTCTCGGTCTCCAGCAGCGCCGCAGACGAAAGACTGCTTGCCATTCACGCATTTATGCGACTTGTTCAAGACTCTGGTACCACCCGACAGTGTGTTCGCCAGCTTACAGTCGATCGACGGCTCGTGTCAAGCAGAAATGTCGCGACTACGGGCAGTGCTGCCTAGCGCAGAAGTCCCTGCTACAACCGGTCCTATGGTGACGGCACAATGCAGTACGACCCGCCTTAAGCTACTCACCTATGCGGCTTCCAACAACCTAGCGGGCATGGATGACCAACAAGGGCGAGCGTCGGCGAATGTATCAATCTTGCAGTATTTTGAAAGCTTATCAGCGAACCTCTTTCGAGCCTACGAAAACACATACCTTGGTCCGACGCTGTTCAGCAATGATATTTCGATGCGGCCAATAGCGGAGACCCTCTTCAAAGCGGCGGTAGGGACTGGCGACGTCGGAGTCGTCAGGCAGATTCTCTCGTCGCCGGAGTGCAGTCTCAAAATCAACGACGTGGTGGTTATCGAGGAAAGCAGTGGTGTTCCTTTTACGGCGTTGGAGTTCGCGGCCCATTGTCAGAACCTTGCACTCGTGGAACTACTTGTCGACAACGGAGCTGATCTGGATGGTTATCGCACACGCTTGTGCAGCAATAAAGTGCGCGTCATTGGGGAGAATGCATCGATGAAAGGACGCTCGATCGCGGCTGAAGCACGGGTTCGCGGCAGTCTGGAATGCGCACTATGTCCAAGACTTCTCAATGACGAAGGGTGGAGCCCCCCTGGTTACAACCCTGATTTGATCAGTCACCTCATTGAATGTGGTGCCCGGATTCAACCTGTGAAGGATGGCTGGCCGTGCGAATATCTGTTGCACCAGATGGCTTTACCCGACCATGACAGCACTGTGGATCTTCTGGTCAGCCGGCTCATCAACTCGGCCAACCAGCGCAGCTGGATGGACAGCGGATTCTTTCATGTTGCTTTCGATAATCTGGAGCAGGCTGTACTGCACCGTCTCATCGATTACATGTGTAGTTGGGCATGCAATTTTGGTCACTGCGATCAGCCTCCAGGTGGTATGCCACCTCGGTTCCAATTCTGTCCGCCAAAGCTTGCCTGGAGATCTCCGCTCCAGTTTCCTCTTGGATCACAACGGCCTCTCACCACCCGCACTAGGCCTCAATTCATTCTGGATATCTGCGCTGCTCGTGGACACCTGGAACTTGTCTGCCGGCTTCTTGACCTTGGTGCAGTCTGCAGCTCAGAGACACTCAGCGTAGCAATAGCTGCCAACCAAGTCGAGGTAGCACAATACTTGATGCGCCCCTCATGCGCCAAGTCGTATGGATACTCATCGCTACTGAGTTCGACTCCTCTTGCAGAAGCTATCTACCTCCAGAACACGACTCTACTCATGTCCTTTCCATCCCTCGCAGTTGGCGATCTCGATTTCGAGAGCTACCGAGCCATGGtgagagctgcagctgcgataGGGGATCTCGAAAGAGTGCGCATTCTTCTCGATTCGGAAAAGCCTGTGCACATCAACGCCGCCCAGCGCCAGCAAATTACCAATATCGCCTTACTGGAGGCGTGTCACCAGAAACGAACGAGAGTGGTAAGACACCTTCTCGAAGCAAATGCCTGTGCCAGCAACACCCGTGTAACATTCGACGACAGCACATTCTTCACTCGGAGCGCACTGGGAATGGCGATCCAATCAGAGGATCTTGCATCGATCGGGGCCTTGATCGATCACGGCGCTTCAGATGGGTTGGACTTCTACCAGATGACTGCTGTACAATATGCAATTCAAGCTGGGAATTCTtctttgacgaagatgttggTTGCAGCTGGCTACAGTTCCAGCGGAGCTTTTGATGTTGCAGTAGAGGAGGGACATATGCAACTCGCAAGAGAGTTGCTTGGCATGGGTGCTTTGATTGGCTCGCATGCCCTGCGCGGCGCCGTGATGGCCCAAGATGTGGACTTGGTCGAGCTGATACTCGCGCATAACACGTTTCCTATAGATGTGAAAGCACTCGAGGATGCCGTAACTTTAGGCAACGAACGTGTGATCAGTGTCTTGTACAGTCGCGCCGTGAAAGATGACCTACATTACGACCAAGGCCAACGAGTTGAAATACTGGAATCTCTGGTACGGTATGGAAAATCTGATCTACTGAGGCCTTTTCTGCAACGTGATAATGCCCGGATGTCACCTTCTGGGATCCAACTGGACTGGCTTATCCGTCCGCTACTGGCCGCCATCGAATTCAACGGAAGCGCAGCGTTCGAACTCTCTCAGGCAGTGCTAGGAGCGGGCGCTAATCCCAACACTTTGTGTTCGCAGCATGAATTGGAAGCAAGCACCAGGAGTCAACGTGACCGCCATGGTCCCTCGAAGGATACAGGTGAACGAATCGTTACTTCGGCCCTATTGGAAGCTATCCGTATTGGCAAGGAGGACATCGTCCAATTGTTGATTGACTTTGGAGCGGATGCCAATATGTCTGCATCAAGAGGCTGCCGAAAGACCCCGCTACAGCAGGCTGCCGAATCCGGTTCTTTGACGCTCGTTGAGATGCTGTTATTGCATGGGGCCGACGTCAACGCGGCTGCAGCAGTGCGACATGGAACTACCGCGCTTCAGCTCGCTGCTAAGCTCGGATACATCGGCCTTGCTGAATTACTGATTGAGCGTGGCGCTGATATTTGTGCTCCCGGTGCTGTGATCGGCGGACAGACGGCGTTTGCGTCGGCAGCTGACTGGGGAAGATTCGACATGATCAAATACCTTGCGTCTCGAGCCGAGATACCTGATGACGAGCTTCGGAATGCACAGAGATTGGCGCAAGCTAATGGGCATGGCGCAGTCGTTGAAGGAATCGAGTGCATGATGCTGCAACGACACAATCGGCCTCTCGATATAGGCTACCGTTCGACTGTCCCAAGCATCCACAAGGCAACTGTGCAGAACGCAAGCCATTTCGGAATGCCTGAAGACATTACGATGTCTAGCGGCAAGCAATCAGAAGCCTTAAGGTTCTTGTGCGCTATATTTCGCCGTGTACAACAAGAGAAAACGACACAACTCAACCAAAAAACGCCAACTGAAATACCAGGTGGCCCGGCAGTACGACTTTGGGAGGCAGGCTCGAGTGACGTGCATCCGGGTTTCGAGTCGCCCAATGTCTGCTACGCCTCCTCAGACTCTCGTCAGGACCCTTCGACATCTTGGACGTCCAACATATCTCCACAGCCCAGAGCTATGCCCTCTCACAAAAATATCATCGAGCTGGTTGGATTGAGCTCACAATACGTGTGCATAAAATGTCAAACGCAATTCTGCAATGCATCAGCTCTGAGTCGGCACAGACGTACGAAGCACACGGCTCCTACATCCAGGCAGGAATTCTCCTGCACACAGTGTGACCGAAGCTTTCGTCGCAAAGATCTGTGCGATCGCCATCAAGCGGCACACAGCAAGAATTCCCAAATGTATGCACCTTGTCCACGGTGCAATTGGCCGCATCGAAAGGACTATCTGAAAAAGCATTTACTGATCTGTCGAGGCAAAGTTGCGGTTCAGGTGGTTGAGGGCTGAGAGGCGGGAATCTTGGATTCCGAGGACAGCAGGAGGGCACATTTAAAAATTGTTCGCGAATTGCAAATTGCCATGGACTATCGTCAATTCATTCGATACATGAATTCATAAGTCCTTCCACCATGTCAGGGTCTAAAGCGGAAGACCAcgattctgcttctgcctGCATTCTGCCAGATTCAAAGGCCTTCGTTGACGAGAACTCTGGTCGACTCCCTGAGGTCGGATTCTAGTTCGACCGTCCGTCCTCTTGTCAGACGTTGCCCTCTAGTACTGCGCCTCTCTTGGTGGGTTCTCGCTGCGCTTGTACTGCGCCTCTCGTGGAGGATTCTCACTGCGCTTGTATTGAGCCTCCCGGGGCGGGTTCTCACTGCGCTTGTACTGTGCTTCTCTGGGAGGGTTCTCGCTCCGCTTGTACTGCGCCTCCCGTGGGGGCCTCTCTTGGGCATATCTTGCCGAGTTCTCGCTCCGCTTGTACTGCGCTTCCCGCGGAGGTCTCTCTTGGGCATATCTTGCTAAGTTCTCGCTACGCTTGTACTGCGCTTCCCGCGGGGGTCTCTCTTGGGCCCACCGTGGTGAATTCTCGCTACGCTTGTATTGAGCCTCACGAGGAGGATTCTCGCTGCGTGTCTCCAGACCAGCCGGCTCCCTAAGCAGCAAGTCACCTGCGATACGTTCATGAGCATCCTGTCGAGTGAGGAATACCGCTGACGTCAAGTCGAAACAATGCTCAGAAGTATTGTATTCAGTACGTACCAGTTGGCAAGGCTGCGGCAACAGTCGCGAGTGCTGCGAAAGCGATGGTCAAAGGGCTCTTCATCTTGGTGGTGGAGAGCTCAACGGACGTTTTTGAATGCCGTGCGAAGAAAGTGTTCCTGAATCTGATGTGAATGCCTTGGAGCAATCGAAGAGGAGGCCCGCTTCTTATCAGTCTTTCTTGGTTGCAATCGCTGGGATCCCTTCCCGTCGGCAAGACTAGCGCTGACAAGTGAATGTACTGGAACACAGCAACCTGCCTTTTCGAGCTTGGTATTGGACTAGTCTGTCACATGCACTGCAGACTGCGGTCAATGGCATAGACTTATGCACACCATCACCAAGGGTTATGGTGCTTGCCACTTCTGAGTCAAGTCGGACGTGGGTCCACACTAGAGCGGTCTCAGATGGGCGAAGTCGACTTGGACGGACACTCGATCGTACAGCATCTGCAAGACTCGGACTTGTTGCCGCAATGCAGGAATGTTGGTGAAGAGAGATCACTGGCCGCCAAACTTGTTCCAGTTTGTCTCGTATCCACTCCTCCTGTTTTGAGATCGGATATGGGCTTCCGTGAACGATTGAATCCGCAGGTGACACCCGCGACTCCTGTTCCACGCTTGGAAAGGCGTAGCAATTCCTCATGTCCATTAACAATCACGCAAACATGGCTGATAAGACGACACAAGGTGCGATAACGTGGTCTCACTTGACTAATCTGGCCATGAGTCAACTACTCCTGATTgttgaagctgcagcggACTACGATTCGACGCGTCAAAGTCGCCGCCGCTACAGACATCCTTCAGCATGCCCGGCCGAAACAGACGTGACGTCGACTGTCAGCTGCTGAGCATTGCTTTGATTGGTGGCTTCCGCTGCCAACAAGTACCGACGCCTACGATTTGACTTCAATGCAGCGAGGTGCATTAGCTATGCATGAAGATAGCGGACCCGGGCATCACTAACGCCATTGGCCAGACTCTCCGCTTCGTTGGTATGCCATTGATCCCATATTCACTTTGCTTGGCCAATGTGCTTGGCACTCTTATGCATTCGACCGCAATGTACAGATTGCTATTGGAGGTGCAATTGCTTTCTCCGATACTTGATTGAACTCGCATTTTTGTTGCACAGTAACTCAACAGACACACAAGGCTCGTGTTATCGATCGTCCGCTTTTCCACGAATTACCCGAGACAGATGTGAGACAGTCTCCGCAAGCGCTTCACCGACGCTTCGTGATCAGCGAAGTCGCGGCGATAGAACGGACACAGCACGTCGCAGGTGATGAGGGGCGAATCGCGGGGTATACTGCACTGCCCTCAATCATCATGACTAGGACATATTACGTCTTCAGCATTTGAATGCTATACCCGGATCCATCTCGGCAAATTGCTCCAACTAGAAGCTTCCAGACTCCAAAAAGAGACATTTTCAATGCAAACTTGACTAAAAGTGCTGCTGTAGTTTTGTGTCTTCGACTGTTGTGCGCATGGACAAGCGTGTATTGGCCCACGTACGATGTTTCCCAGACCCGTCACCCTATCAGCCGGCGTTCTGGACATTTCCTCCAGAATGTAGGAATGGCCGAAACCGTATCAGTCGCATGCGAGACCCAAGATTAGGTCGACATGTCTGTCAGATCCCACATGGCCGTCGGCACATGCTTGACCAACACTAATACCTGAACCCTAAACTTGCTAGAAGACTCAAGCTTAGCTGCATATGCTACGCCTACCAAGTGACGGACCGACTGGGACCGTTCTTGAAGCTGCACCTGATAGCTAACATCGCACTGTAGAGTCTCTCATAGCTCATTGACCTCTTGATGCATATCGCTCATACGATGGCTTATACGTACCACGACACCAGCTCTCAATCGGATTTGGAGTCTGTCCCATTCATCTCTGAGGAGAAGACACAACGAAGGCATGGCTCCATCCTAAGCCGAGTTGCATTCGCAGCCAGGAGTGTGAAGAGAGATGTCGTGGTCGCCGTGCTGTCTGCCCTCTTCACGGCGTTAGTAATACGCAGCTACGAACATTTCTTTGCTATAGAGACTAAATCGTGCGAGGACATGCAATATGGCAGTACGTCTGGCGTGCGGCATTTCACCTTCAATTGACATACGTTACTGACTTTGCACAGAAGATTCACCCATTGGCACGATCGACCGGTCGTTCCATACAGAGACATTTCCCGCGTTCGACTACAGCTCAAGTCTTTACACTCAACATCCTTCGGAAGGCGATGTCGACGCAAGATGGGATGCTCTTGGGGTAGATTGTAAGCCACCGCAACAATACTGCGCTTTGAGTAACCCGTACTGACAAGTCCGCATAGCTGGCCACTTTCTAGTCCCAGTCTCAGAAGGTGACAAATATGGCTTCGACAAAAGCCGTCATGTCATCATGCCAGAAGAAGTAGTCGGACAGGAATCATACATTGTCTCGCTGGATGTGATGCATCATTTACACTGTTTGGTAAGCTCCGCAAAATCCAAATCCAGAACCTGATGGTTTCTGACCGCAAACTCCAGGACACACTCAGAATAGCTCTCTGGTACAATCGAGAATGGTACCTCGAAAACACCAACGAGCACGCATCTCACGCTGTCCATGTTGCTCACACAAGTCAGTTCCCCCCATTCTACTCCCTCCTTCACACCCCTAACATCATCCCAGACCACTGCCTCGACGCCCTCCGCGAACGCATAATGTGCCTCTCCGACGTAACATTCATCCCTTCAATCTGGATCGACCGCGAAGGCTGGATCCTTCCCGACTTCGAACGTGAACATAAATGCCACAATTTTGACGCCGTGAGAGATTGGGCTTACGCGAATCAAATGCCCGAAGCTGTCAGAAACCATACTTATATTCCTGGACCAAATGCGCAACTCACAACGCTTCCGGGATTCTACGATGAATATCCAGAGAGGAGGAATAAGGATCATAAGGCGATGAGTGGGGAGGAGGAGCATCATCATGGGTAGAACAGTCTCGTGAAAGGAAAGTCTTTTCTACCCAGCAATGCGATAGACTGTCGCAGTGCAACAGCCGCAGTGCATCGGCGCAGTAGTTTATCGCAGTGCATTACCGCAGTGCATTACCGCAGTGCATTACCGCAGTGCATTACCGCAGTGCATTACCGCAGTGCATTACCGCAGTGCATTACCGCAGTGCATTACCGCAGTGCATTACCGCAGTGCATTACCGCAGTGCATTACCGCAGTGCATTACCGCAGTGCATTATTGCAGTGCAATACCGCAGTGCAATACCGCAGTGCAATACCGCAGTGCAATACCGCAGTGCAATACCGCAGTGCAATACCGCAGTCCATTAGCGCAGTGCATCGGCGGAGTGTATTATTGCAGTGCATTATTGCAGTGCATTATTGCAGTGCAGTATCGCAGTGCAATGCCGCAGTGCATTAGCGGAGTGCATTATTGCAGTGCATCGGTGGAGTGCATCACCGCAGTGCGATAGACTGAACAACGAAACCGATCCGCAACATCATCATATCATAACATTCTGTTCATACAATCTATGTTCCGTACCGAACAAGGTCCTGCCTCACTAATGTGAGAACCTAAAATCCAACCTCTTCGCGCCCTCATCCTTGGTATTCCTCACGTAATccaccttctcctcgcccGTTAATTTCGACCAAGCTGCTTCCCTTCTCTTATTCCTCGTGATGTAATAGAACTTGACAAACCATAGCAACACAATATTGAAGCAGCAGATACCCAAAAGGATTCTGTTGCCTCGGATGTAATATGGTCGATCGTTTTCTCGGTAGATGTTGACGCCGATGATGTTGCCAGATTGGACGAACCTAAGAAGACAGATGGGTCAGTACGGCGATGTCATGCTGTGAGTGGGAGAAGAGAACTTACATGTTATACAGCGCAGCAGAGACAGCTCTCGTTCGCACTGAGTTGGAGTTCCTGCTATTCCATGACACCACAATAGCATGGCAGTAAGGGTACGACAGCAAGCCAGTTAGCAAAGCGTATCGTACCCAGTCCGAAGCCGAGCCGCCAAGTGCCACAATAGCCGCGAGCCAAGGGAAGATCCAGATGTTCGAAAGCGAAGAGATGAAGGCCCGCTCGTTGAACTTCTCCGACACCCATGAGATGATGAGCAGATTGACACCAAACATGAATTGCGACGGAATGGTGAGCAAATTGGCCTCAAAAGTGCTCCAGCCCATTTGTCGCAAGATGAAAGACAGGTAGTTCTGCGGTGGGCTGGGTGGAATGTAGTTCGTCAGACCAACAAGGTACAAGGGCCAGAGGTCGTAATCCTTGA comes from the Cercospora beticola chromosome 4, complete sequence genome and includes:
- a CDS encoding uncharacterized protein (antiSMASH:Cluster_1), with the translated sequence MEPQLFPRERGDAGGGIYNSRSPAAPQTKDCLPFTHLCDLFKTLVPPDSVFASLQSIDGSCQAEMSRLRAVLPSAEVPATTGPMVTAQCSTTRLKLLTYAASNNLAGMDDQQGRASANVSILQYFESLSANLFRAYENTYLGPTLFSNDISMRPIAETLFKAAVGTGDVGVVRQILSSPECSLKINDVVVIEESSGVPFTALEFAAHCQNLALVELLVDNGADLDGYRTRLCSNKVRVIGENASMKGRSIAAEARVRGSLECALCPRLLNDEGWSPPGYNPDLISHLIECGARIQPVKDGWPCEYLLHQMALPDHDSTVDLLVSRLINSANQRSWMDSGFFHVAFDNLEQAVLHRLIDYMCSWACNFGHCDQPPGGMPPRFQFCPPKLAWRSPLQFPLGSQRPLTTRTRPQFILDICAARGHLELVCRLLDLGAVCSSETLSVAIAANQVEVAQYLMRPSCAKSYGYSSLLSSTPLAEAIYLQNTTLLMSFPSLAVGDLDFESYRAMVRAAAAIGDLERVRILLDSEKPVHINAAQRQQITNIALLEACHQKRTRVVRHLLEANACASNTRVTFDDSTFFTRSALGMAIQSEDLASIGALIDHGASDGLDFYQMTAVQYAIQAGNSSLTKMLVAAGYSSSGAFDVAVEEGHMQLARELLGMGALIGSHALRGAVMAQDVDLVELILAHNTFPIDVKALEDAVTLGNERVISVLYSRAVKDDLHYDQGQRVEILESLVRYGKSDLLRPFLQRDNARMSPSGIQLDWLIRPLLAAIEFNGSAAFELSQAVLGAGANPNTLCSQHELEASTRSQRDRHGPSKDTGERIVTSALLEAIRIGKEDIVQLLIDFGADANMSASRGCRKTPLQQAAESGSLTLVEMLLLHGADVNAAAAVRHGTTALQLAAKLGYIGLAELLIERGADICAPGAVIGGQTAFASAADWGRFDMIKYLASRAEIPDDELRNAQRLAQANGHGAVVEGIECMMLQRHNRPLDIGYRSTVPSIHKATVQNASHFGMPEDITMSSGKQSEALRFLCAIFRRVQQEKTTQLNQKTPTEIPGGPAVRLWEAGSSDVHPGFESPNVCYASSDSRQDPSTSWTSNISPQPRAMPSHKNIIELVGLSSQYTYEAHGSYIQAGILLHTV
- a CDS encoding uncharacterized protein (antiSMASH:Cluster_3) produces the protein MQYGKDSPIGTIDRSFHTETFPAFDYSSSLYTQHPSEGDVDARWDALGVDSGHFLVPVSEGDKYGFDKSRHVIMPEEVVGQESYIVSLDVMHHLHCLDTLRIALWYNREWYLENTNEHASHAVHVAHTNHCLDALRERIMCLSDVTFIPSIWIDREGWILPDFEREHKCHNFDAVRDWAYANQMPEAVRNHTYIPGPNAQLTTLPGFYDEYPERRNKDHKAMSGEEEHHHG
- a CDS encoding uncharacterized protein (antiSMASH:Cluster_1) translates to MKSPLTIAFAALATVAAALPTGDLLLREPAGLETRSENPPREAQYKRSENSPRWAQERPPREAQYKRSENLARYAQERPPREAQYKRSENSARYAQERPPREAQYKRSENPPREAQYKRSENPPREAQYKRSENPPREAQYKRSENPPREAQY